In the genome of Coraliomargarita sinensis, one region contains:
- a CDS encoding P-II family nitrogen regulator yields the protein MKLVKAVIKPFKLEEVKEALADIGIEGMTVTEVKGFGRQKGHTEIYRGSEYTVDFLPKVMIEIVVDDADSEKTTEAIVKAAKTGKIGDGKVFVLPVESAIRIRTDESGAEAL from the coding sequence ATGAAATTGGTAAAAGCAGTTATAAAGCCCTTCAAACTTGAAGAGGTTAAAGAAGCTCTCGCCGACATCGGCATCGAAGGTATGACAGTCACGGAAGTAAAAGGCTTCGGTCGCCAAAAAGGCCACACCGAGATCTACCGTGGCAGTGAATACACCGTCGACTTCCTTCCCAAGGTTATGATCGAGATCGTCGTTGATGACGCCGACTCCGAGAAGACCACGGAAGCAATCGTCAAGGCCGCCAAGACGGGCAAGATCGGAGACGGCAAGGTCTTCGTCCTTCCGGTCGAAAGTGCGATTCGTATCCGCACCGACGAATCCGGTGCTGAAGCGCTCTAA